A region from the Catharus ustulatus isolate bCatUst1 chromosome W, bCatUst1.pri.v2, whole genome shotgun sequence genome encodes:
- the LOC117005063 gene encoding E3 SUMO-protein ligase PIAS2-like isoform X1, with the protein MEKNYSMSVYLVRQLTSAMLLQRLKMKGIRNLDHSRALIKEKLTADPDSEIATTSLWVSLMCPLGKMRLTIPCRAVTCTHLQCFDAALYLQMNEKKPTWICPVCDKKATYESLILDGLFMEILNECSDVDEIKFQEDGFWCPMRPKKETMKVSSPQCTKIESSSVFRKSCSVTVTNEVNKKKVDVIDLTIESSSDEEEDHPAKRKYIFVSETQGSSTKGVLVYQPPTVRVPSMTMVNATAIPPSLTDYPVLFHHPPISSISSDLSGLNFLSLIPVDSQYCPPMFLDSLTSTLTSSVPGSIITSTSHHETSTR; encoded by the exons ATGGAGaag AATTACTCCATGTCTGTGTATCTGGTTCGCCAACTCACTTCAGCTATGCTTTTGCAGAGGTTAAAAATGAAAGGTATCAGAAACCTCGATCATTCCAGAGCACTAA TTAAAGAAAAACTAACTGCAGATCCTGATAGTGAGATTGCCACAACCAGTCTGTGGGTATCTCTGATGTGTCCT ctgggaaaaatgAGACTGACAATCCCATGCCGGGCTGTTACTTGCACACACCTGCAGTGTTTTGATGCTGCTCTTTATCTTCAAATGAATGAAAAGAAGCCTACCTGGATCTGCCCTGTCTGTGACAAAAAGGCAACTTATGAGAGCCTAATATTAGATGG GCTCTTTATGGAAATTCTTAATGAATGTTCAGATGTGGATGAGATCAAATTCCAAGAAGATGGGTTCTGGTGCCCCATGAGGCCAAAGAAAGAAACTATGAAAGTCTCAAGTCCACAGTGCACCAAAATAGAAA GTTCCAGTGTTTTTAGGAAATCCTGTTCTGTGACAGTGACCAATGAGGTAAACAAGAAGAAAGTTGATGTTATTGACTTGACAATAGAAAGCTCTTCTGATGAAGAGGAAGATCATCCTGCCAAAAGGAAGTACATATTTGTGTCTGAAACACAAGGAAGCTCAACCAAAGG GGTTCTTGTGTATCAGCCACCTACTGTCAGAGTGCCGAGCATGACAATGGTCAATGCCACTGCTATTCCACCTTCATTAACAGACTACCCAGTACTATTCCATCATCCACCAATATCCAGTATTTCATCAGACTTGTCAG gactgaattttctttcactAATCCCAGTTGATTCACAG TACTGTCCTCCTATGTTTTTGGATAGTCTCACCTCAACCTTAACAAGCAGCGTACCTGGCAGCATCATCACATCAACCAGCCACCACGAAACCAGCACACGTTag
- the LOC117005063 gene encoding E3 SUMO-protein ligase PIAS2-like isoform X2 codes for MSVYLVRQLTSAMLLQRLKMKGIRNLDHSRALIKEKLTADPDSEIATTSLWVSLMCPLGKMRLTIPCRAVTCTHLQCFDAALYLQMNEKKPTWICPVCDKKATYESLILDGLFMEILNECSDVDEIKFQEDGFWCPMRPKKETMKVSSPQCTKIESSSVFRKSCSVTVTNEVNKKKVDVIDLTIESSSDEEEDHPAKRKYIFVSETQGSSTKGVLVYQPPTVRVPSMTMVNATAIPPSLTDYPVLFHHPPISSISSDLSGLNFLSLIPVDSQYCPPMFLDSLTSTLTSSVPGSIITSTSHHETSTR; via the exons ATGTCTGTGTATCTGGTTCGCCAACTCACTTCAGCTATGCTTTTGCAGAGGTTAAAAATGAAAGGTATCAGAAACCTCGATCATTCCAGAGCACTAA TTAAAGAAAAACTAACTGCAGATCCTGATAGTGAGATTGCCACAACCAGTCTGTGGGTATCTCTGATGTGTCCT ctgggaaaaatgAGACTGACAATCCCATGCCGGGCTGTTACTTGCACACACCTGCAGTGTTTTGATGCTGCTCTTTATCTTCAAATGAATGAAAAGAAGCCTACCTGGATCTGCCCTGTCTGTGACAAAAAGGCAACTTATGAGAGCCTAATATTAGATGG GCTCTTTATGGAAATTCTTAATGAATGTTCAGATGTGGATGAGATCAAATTCCAAGAAGATGGGTTCTGGTGCCCCATGAGGCCAAAGAAAGAAACTATGAAAGTCTCAAGTCCACAGTGCACCAAAATAGAAA GTTCCAGTGTTTTTAGGAAATCCTGTTCTGTGACAGTGACCAATGAGGTAAACAAGAAGAAAGTTGATGTTATTGACTTGACAATAGAAAGCTCTTCTGATGAAGAGGAAGATCATCCTGCCAAAAGGAAGTACATATTTGTGTCTGAAACACAAGGAAGCTCAACCAAAGG GGTTCTTGTGTATCAGCCACCTACTGTCAGAGTGCCGAGCATGACAATGGTCAATGCCACTGCTATTCCACCTTCATTAACAGACTACCCAGTACTATTCCATCATCCACCAATATCCAGTATTTCATCAGACTTGTCAG gactgaattttctttcactAATCCCAGTTGATTCACAG TACTGTCCTCCTATGTTTTTGGATAGTCTCACCTCAACCTTAACAAGCAGCGTACCTGGCAGCATCATCACATCAACCAGCCACCACGAAACCAGCACACGTTag